Part of the Ziziphus jujuba cultivar Dongzao chromosome 8, ASM3175591v1 genome is shown below.
CAATGACCATTTGAACATTGGCAGTTCTTCAGGAAAGAGCACTGTCAATGAAATGAGTTCGTCAAAACATAGCGGCTCATTTGACAGGGTGACTAATGATAAGCAGTTGAGAACCTATATTCCAAAAGTTGTTGCCAAGGATATCAAGATTGTCAATGAGGATTATTTTGGGTCCTATAGTTCATTTGGTATCCACAGAGAGATGCTCAGTGATAAGGCATGTGTCAATGACAGATATgagatttaattgttttatactTTATTTATACTAGAAGAAACATTGACCTTAAAATATCCAAGTTGTTTTTTGGATGAAGTTCTTGTAGTATTATTAAGAGTCTTGTGATTATGCAGGTAAGAATGGATGCTTATGGGAAAGCTATTTTGAAAAATCCTTCTCTCTTGAAGAGTGCGGTTGTAATGGATGTAGGTTGTGGAACTGGGATACTAAGGTGAGATGTCATACTTGCTTTCGTCTCGTAGCTTTATTACTCAAGATTATGTTATTGCTTATTGTATCATGGATTTCCTGGAAGGGCCAGTGATTATTGCTAGAGTGTCAAGTGATGATGTCATGATCTACAGATGATTCTGAACTTCTACctccatattattatttttttgttagtgtCAATTTCCTGGGCTACTGTTAgtcattctctctctctatatatatatgtgtgtctGTGAGTGTGCGAGTCTATATACGTATTTTCAACAGTTAGTAATTTAAATGCTAATGTTCTGTATTAATTTCAGTTGATACatgttattaattatatttgttgaCCATTCTGAGTGGTCTACTATTTGCCAAAACATGACGATCATCTAATTGACTTCTTTTTTCCCTTAGTTTCTTTGCAGCTCGAGCTGGGGCATCAAGGGTTATTTCAGTAGAAGCTAGTGAGAAGATGGCTGCAGTAGCTACTCAAGTAAATTATCCAAGTTCTATTACCATTAAACTAACTTCTTTTTGTTGTTAAGAGTTCTTTGCCCAGTACTTAAACGGGTTTTGTTAATCGCAGTTAGCCAAAGATAATGGTCTTTTGCGGAGTAAAGGTCCAACAGATGGGACTAGCCCTTGCACTGAAGTAGTAGAAATAGTTCAATCGATGGTTGAGGAGCTTGATAAACGTATAGATATTCAACCTCATAGCGTGGATGTATTAATCAGCGAATGGATGGGTTATTGCCTACTCTATGAGTCAATGCTTGGCTCAGTGCTTTTTGCACGAGATCAATGGTTGAAACCTGGTGGTGCAATCCTACCTGACACAGCAACTATTGTGAGCACTCTCTTCGGTTTTTAACTCTGTTTTGCAAATATGTTTGTGGAACTGGAGCTTATTTTTTCCTGGGGATTTCTTTTTCAGTTTGTTGCTGGATTTGGAAAAGGTGGTACAAGTCTTCCATTTTGGGAAAATGTGTATGGTTTCAACATGTCAAGTGTTGGAAAGGAACTTGTTGAAGATGCAGCTAGAATTCCTATTGTGGACGTTGTGGATGATCATGATTTAGTGACCAGCGCTGCTGTTCTCCAGGTTGGTCCAGTTCTTGTTCATGACCTTGAAATGGTTGGTTATGTTTTAGATGATATGtgttaaggtttttattttcttgtctttCTTCAACTTGGTCTGTGATTGATTCATGGAATCTATCTGGTTATTCTGATGTTTCTTTAAATAGTTTGGAAAATTGTTTTCTGGCCTCCAAATATTTTGGTCATTGAATTGAAGTACCCAATTGGTTTCTGAGAATGATATTTAAATGGTTTgtgttttaaataaatgaagAGGACTAGTGTAATTGTCTATCAAAAATCGAGCAGGTTGATTAACTTGATAGCAAAAAATTTCAAGCTAAATGCCTTAAGAATGGAAAAAGAATGGGAATAAAAGGCAGTGCCGGTGAAGAGCTGTGACATGGTGCACTGAAATCATGGAATATAGATGATCGCTTTTTCGGCTTGTGATTctcattttttcataatttctgaATGGAAGTCTATTTAAGGATCTATAATTTCATCGTAGTAAATGAGCTACCTTTATTAAAGTTCATTGCTTAAATTTGGACTTTGTTGTATGAATTTGGTTTGAATATTGATTCCTGTtgtatacatatctatatatatatatatatagcctctTAGATCTTCTTTGGTTTCTCTTTTCCTGTTATGCTTTCAGACCTTCGACTTAGTGACTATGACACCAGATGAGATGGATTTTACTGCAACTGTTGAGTTGGAACCAAAGTTTTGCAGTGTGGCGGGCAACTCAAATGATTTGGTATCCAAGACAACCCAGTGTTACGGAGTTGTCTTGTGGTTTGACACTGGTTTTACGACCAGGTTCTGCAAAGAAATGCCAGCTAATTTATCCACGTCCCCAGCCACCCCAAAAACACACTGGTCGCAGACAATCTTAACATTCCGGGAGCCGATTGTGATTGCATCAGAAAAGTTTAGCAGGGACAGATCCACAGCAATTGGTACCGATGCCTATCCTGCTACAAGAATCCATTTGCGCATAAGCATTGTCCGAGCTTCTCAACATCGCAGCATAGACATTTCCCTTGAAACTGCTGGAGTTGGCCCTGATGGTCGAAAACGTAGCTGGCCAGTGCAGCTTTTTAATCTCCGTTAGTCCCATTGTTTCAAAACCAGTCATACTGGCAATTTTCCATGTTGGGCTGGTATTGACTTAGTTTCTTAATATTTgtgctttattattaatttggattttgaaaaaatttcttAAGCTGTATCCAAAAGATTGTACATATGTTATGATTAATGTTTAAATTATTCTAAAACAGAAGCttggtttaaattgattttttgataATTGCTCATCCATTATTTTGCTATTGGTTTTATGTAATAACTGTAATTTGATGGAAGATACcaggatgtctctttccttgtATTTGTTGAACCTATTGTCTAATTTCCAATCTTATGGAACATATTGTCCAGTGTGGAttaattttacttcatatttttCCCCTCCAATAATAGAAATCCTCTCTGTTTAGAGAGACCCAAATCTCATTCAAGCTGTAAATATGTGAACCGGTTACATCATATTCATACATTATTAATTGATAAACATTAGAACCAGCGCAAAGTTTTTCTCATACTTTGAAAGGGtctgtaaattttttaattttaatttaaaaaacccAGTTTTCTTATCAGTTCAAGTCTCAAACCCATTTGATGCTGCCAAACAATATTTCAAAGGATCAAGTAAATACAATTTCTAAGAGTTCCAAAACGACTCAAGTTTCTAAgtataatatttaatagaagTAATAAAAATTCCAAGTTAAAGATTCTTTTTGTTCCCCAAGCAAGATTTACATAAAAGCAAAAACCAagactctttttttttgggttttttttttttttgataaaggcAAAAACCAAGACTCAAAGCTCGAGTCTGATCCCATATATCATGTTTTGGAAGCTGAGCTTTCTCCGTGTGTTCTTTGTCAAACATATTCCAGAGTCCCAAGAatagagaaaacaaaaagtaaaaaaactaaaaacttaaaaaaaaaaaaaaaaaaaaaaaaaagggcccaaGTTCTCACAAAATGACATAAACCCAAAATCCTGATTCTGCAATTTGGTAGGCAAAAAGATCTCCTGGAACTTCTCAGTGCAAATAAAATACCAAGAAATACAAAACACACTGATTAAGAGGATTGGATTAAgactaattaatcaaattcagAGAAACGTagcaaacaaaatgaaaattttataataacgAAGTTGGTATGGTGTTGGAAAAAGAGAAATTGTGGTGATTAGATACATTGAACCGCTACCAAACTTTAGGAAGCCGAAAAAGGAATTTTATACCAAGTtggaaacaaattattattattatccaaaatcccagaaaaaaaaaaaaagggtaatctTCTCAATCTCATTATAACAATCTAATCTTGTGTCTGTGATAGCACTGACTTGGTGGTGGAGTTCATTGAACTGAGACAGTCACGGTGAATGCTTGTGTTTTGGGAAAATGGGGGGTTACAGATTTCAATCCCAACACTTTGCCATTCCTTCtcaaaccccccccccccccccccccccccccccatatTCCCCATTTGCCCATTTGCCTTTGCCTTTTGCCTGTCCCAAATCATCATGTTTCTGCCAAATTCTTGGATtatggggtaaaaaaaaaaaaaaaaagcatctttgaatctcttttttTATTCCAATTTGTTCATACTATTTTCAGGATTCTactgtattattattaatattttatatatttatattatttaattccttAGAAAAAATGGCATTTTATTATGCGTCCACAGGTAATAAAACTACCAAGAATGATTCCAGTAAAAATtctttaataattggttttcatTTCCAATACTTGGAAAATGTTGAGAGATGAGACTAGATTCGATTCTGAAAATAAGGGATCGacgtcatatatatatatatatatatagtttttttattcaatatatatatatatatatatatgaattaaattACTTTGCAGAGAGAATATGAGCACCttcattttttctatttgattttttttctttgaaaaaaaaatggacaattatttaaaaagaaatgagAAGTTAAACTTTCTCTTCCTATCTCATACCCGGAAAATTCCTTCTCTAATTAAACAGCCCACGCGAATAAAACCATTCAATGAATACCCAAAACATTTGCAAGACAAAGCATGTGAGAAACGTTGAATTGGACCATGATGCTCCACTTTTTAGAATtcaactttttctttattactttttattgtGTCCTCAAAGACAATCTTACTGTAaaatcactatttttttttatataataaattggaaTTTAAATCCCCCTTTCAGTGATTTGGTCAGATGGATTTCCTGATTTAAGATATCAAAAACAATCCAACGCCGAATATTAGTAATTGTTAAATTGTCAGTATTCCTCTAAATTATATCTTCCTATAAATGTTTTAAACTACTAAAACTAGTAATCTAATTTAATTAAGTCATTAGctaaatttgttataaaaataatcgtagatgataaaaaaaaaactttaattggTTAAAATAACTTTTACTAGTCATATGTGAGCTTTCtcattttattcaaatttgGGGACTAATTTATCTGcctaatttttgtttatattgtgAAGATGAGACAACATCATgaaattctaattattgtatttcttGGCTATATCAATAAATTCCAATTGGTTCATGAATTTGGGACTATTCCTGTCTAATctttatttatattctttagGTGAGACAATATCATGAaattctactttctttttctttttttttttttctcttgacattttatttgtcctttttttttttgtgactaTGAATTTCATTAATCAGAAGCTACAGTAACAATCTAATAAAACACTCTTCATAACAAAAGGCTATTACATAAACCATAATGGAGATTAAGGGAAGAGATACAACCATCACCTAGTTTATCCTTCAAACCTCattaaatatttctaatttCCTCTCTAAATCCTTCAAAATTCCTACTTGCTACAAcaaaaaattccacatttaaaGTTAATAAAAAGGTTGTGCGTCAagttcacaaataattttattccaTCCCATTGTCTTTCTCCCagtacatttttttgttttcctagtCTTGTCAATAAGAATGTACTTTACTTAAAATTATTCCTTAAttctctatctttctctctctcttttttaaaaaaagatgtcAATTATGAACTGTGGTGTATTATCAAATAAATGCTCCATTAGGCTCTTGGAATCGTTTAAAAAATGTATACTTTTCATGAACTtcaaaacaaatgaaattttttaaatattgaccAAAATTCTCTTCTTGAAATAGTATCACTTATTTATggcataattaaatttatttggtttattgataaataaacatGTATAAAGCACATTTGCATGACTTTCAAAAgggaaaaattattcaaaataaaaaatgcacacGAAACCTGTGCTtaatttaccccaaaaacaataaatccaatattaTATAAGAAACACGGGtcaaaaaacaaaccaaaaagattaaactttaataaactaaaaaataaaataaaattaaaactcaaCTTGACTTGTCAACTCTAATCAAACCCCACTCACTGACcaaacattaaattaaattaatcaactaattaattaaataaattaactaaattACAAAATACCACACGACgaaactaataatttttaattttaaaaatacaaaattaaaaaatagttttgcaGAAGATAATAGTGAAAAACGTATCGGCTTCAATATCTCGGGATCTGTCGCTCTGATTCTGTCTGATTCGGATCAACGCCCCAAGCTGGATTTTCACTTTTcggcaaaattaaaataatattttaatttctttttaaaataaaaataaaataaaatagagaattaagaattaaaaaaagaaaaaaaaaatagaaaaacagtcCCTTTCGTCAAACCCAAGCTTTTCAATTTGCCAGGCACTATAAAATCACAAACCCACCATCTGAGAATTTTCACAAAcacgttctctctctctctctctctctctctctctctctttgactCAACCATTACTAAAATACCAAGAGACCTGCAAATCGAACCCTCAAAAACCTCTCTGTGAATTCggttggaaaacaaaaaaaaaaaaaaaaaaaaaaaagaaaaaaaaaagaaaaggaaaaaaagacgACGTAGCTCGGAATTGATACTGTGGTGTTGTATTCTGAGGTGGCATTTTCTGTTTACGATATGATCGGAGATCGGAAATGGTACGATGTATGAGTGCGGGTTCGATTATTTTGCTGACGTTTGTAGCGGTTTCAATGGTGGTCCTGCCGTTGCTTTTGCCGCCGTTGCCTCCTCCGCCGTTGATGCTTCTCTTCTTCCCGGTTGGTATTATGGCCGCTCTGATGCTCTTGGCTTTCTCTCCCATCGATGGTCCTGGAAACGTCGTCGTTCAGTCCGTGTAGAAGAAGCGGTGCGGCTGCGTTGCTGCCGCATTTGTCCTCTTTCGTAATTTTAGtatccccatttttttttttttttttttaactttgtaaTACtgaatatgagaagaaaatttgGATTAATACATTGACTTGACAAAGGAAAGAAGtagaataatgaaaattttcattttatctttatttatttttgatgttGCTTGAATGTATGTTTAGTAAATGAAAGATTTATTCAATATcctttgttttttgaatatatatatatatatatatatatatatatatatacatattatctattttattattggcGTGCAatcttatagaaaattatttataattccagaaaagaatttcaaatatatcatgtgttatataatttttttaatgataattaataaattttaggttttgtaatgaataaattattatggataaaaaaataaatagataaaaccaaaaaaaaaaaattgt
Proteins encoded:
- the LOC107428666 gene encoding probable protein arginine N-methyltransferase 3 gives rise to the protein MAEKYTDNDETHRLEDFEEDDDEELQDWDDWKAEAEEGSEEAFLCLFCDSSYGSSDALFDHCTSNHHFDFRLVRESLGLDFYGCFKLINYVRSQVAQNICWSCGLTCQSNKDLQRHLHETESLKYIQSRWDSDVYLKPFMQDDSLLYSFGDDDEAQDDYTTAAEKEELMDDLRKFEEINIGSDIHGEQFAVNCNSSGWSTSKDFAAASNDHLNIGSSSGKSTVNEMSSSKHSGSFDRVTNDKQLRTYIPKVVAKDIKIVNEDYFGSYSSFGIHREMLSDKVRMDAYGKAILKNPSLLKSAVVMDVGCGTGILSFFAARAGASRVISVEASEKMAAVATQLAKDNGLLRSKGPTDGTSPCTEVVEIVQSMVEELDKRIDIQPHSVDVLISEWMGYCLLYESMLGSVLFARDQWLKPGGAILPDTATIFVAGFGKGGTSLPFWENVYGFNMSSVGKELVEDAARIPIVDVVDDHDLVTSAAVLQTFDLVTMTPDEMDFTATVELEPKFCSVAGNSNDLVSKTTQCYGVVLWFDTGFTTRFCKEMPANLSTSPATPKTHWSQTILTFREPIVIASEKFSRDRSTAIGTDAYPATRIHLRISIVRASQHRSIDISLETAGVGPDGRKRSWPVQLFNLR